Proteins encoded by one window of Babylonia areolata isolate BAREFJ2019XMU chromosome 8, ASM4173473v1, whole genome shotgun sequence:
- the LOC143284704 gene encoding large ribosomal subunit protein uL2m-like, producing MAVTDVCRKFASLLLQSSGKLMVQPSLKPTSSTSHYLSRCLHTSGSLNGKMKFIKQGIDTTKYTMRPLPLPRSGGRGHNGRIQTHGVGGGNKKYFRMVDFKRVGPTEGEPLVEQVLSVRYDPCRTSDIAVVGGGNRKRFILASQNMKPGDLIKTSGKLTRMAVRAAEGDAHPVGSLPLGSVVHNVELYSGEGGVIARAAGTSAQLVRKVGDRCIVRMPSKREINISQDCMVTVGRVSNMDHNKKIIGKAGRNRWFGIRPQSGWWHRKTGYNGRKIRPIKPTKTYLTPPPPKPGLHKFAV from the exons ATGGCCGTTACTGATGTTTGTCGAAAGTTTGCCTCCTTATTACTTCAATCTTCAGGAAAGCTGATGGTTCAACCTTCTCTCAAACCCACATCATCCACCTCACATTATTTATCAAG GTGCCTTCACACAAGTGGGAGTCTGAACGGGAAGATGAAATTCATCAAGCAAGGCATCGATACGACAAAATATACCATGCGCCCTCTACCTCTACCCAGATCAGGAGGCCGTGGTCATAATG GACGCATACAAACCCATGGGGTTGGCGGTGGTAACAAAAAGTACTTCCGCATGGTGGATTTCAAGCGTGTGGGGCCCACAGAAGGAGAGCCTCTTGTGGAGCAAGTGCTGTCAGTCCGCTACGATCCCTGTCGCACATCTGACATTgccgttgttggtggtggtaaccGCAAGCGCTTCATTCTAGCTTCCCAGAACATGAAGCCTGGTGACCTCATCAAGACCTCGGGCAAGCTGACACGCATGGCCG TGCGGGCAGCAGAAGGAGATGCTCATCCTGTAGGGTCTCTGCCTCTGGGCTCAGTGGTCCACAACGTGGAGCTGTATTCCGGGGAAGGAGGGGTCATTGCCCGAGCTGCCGGCACATCTGCCCAGCTTGTGCGCAAAGTGGGCGATCGATGCATTGTCCGCATGCCCTCCAAGCGAGAGATCAACATCTCCCAGGACTGCATGGTGACTGTGGGCCGAGTTTCTAATATGGACCACAACAAAAAGATCATTGGGAAAGCTGGACGCAATCGCTGGTTTGGCATCAGGCCGCAGAGTGGGTGGTGGCACAGGAAGACGGGCTATAACGGACGGAAAATCAGACCCATCAAACCCACTAAAACTTatctcacaccccctccacccaaaccTGGTCTGCATAAGTTTGCAGTGTAG
- the LOC143284705 gene encoding U6 snRNA-associated Sm-like protein LSm8: MASALESYVNKTVSIVTADGRIIVGTLKGFDQTINLILDESHERVFSTSQGMEQVILGLYIVRGDNVAVIGEVDDETDSRVDFDNIRAEPLNPVVH, from the exons ATGGCCTCTGCCTTGGAAAGTTACGTGAACA AAACTGTTTCTATTGTCACTGCTGATGGGCGGATTATTGTG GGGACCCTGAAAGGCTTTGATCAGACTATCAACTTGATTCTGGATGAGAGTCACGAGCGAGTTTTCAGCACCTCTCAAGGGATGGAGCAAGTCATCCTGGGGCTATACATTGTCCGTGGTGATAATGT TGCTGTGATTGGAGAGGTGGACGATGAAACAGACAGCCGAGTGGACTTTGATAACATTCGAGCAGAGCCTTTGAACCCGGTTGTGCACTGA
- the LOC143285122 gene encoding small nuclear ribonucleoprotein F has translation MATLPMNPKPFLNGLTGKPVMVKLKWGMEYKGYLVSVDGYMNLQLANTEEYVDGMLAGNLGEVLIRCNNVMYIRGVEEDDEEGEMRD, from the exons ATGGCG ACTTTGCCAATGAACCCCAAGCCCTTTCTGAATGGGCTGACAGGCAAGCCAGTCATGGTCAAGCTCAAGTGGGGCATGGAATACAAGGGCTACTTGGTGTCAGTTGACGGCTACATGAATCTTCAG CTGGCCAATACAGAGGAGTATGTGGATGGTATGCTTGCTGGTAACCTGGGTGAAGTTCTGATCAG GTGTAACAACGTGATGTACATCAGAGGggttgaagaagatgatgaagagggagagatgagagactgA